One genomic window of Arachis stenosperma cultivar V10309 chromosome 10, arast.V10309.gnm1.PFL2, whole genome shotgun sequence includes the following:
- the LOC130957968 gene encoding double-stranded RNA-binding protein 1-like isoform X3 has protein sequence MYKTKVQELCQKRSWSLPEYETTRDGPDHNPRFTAAVTVNGIRYETPSPCRNSKEAQNNAAMLAFEHLSSQQPSVINPSPPPFPPKPRLMLRPKPKPNNIPITGTPTLPGLDSFPQPTLFPGLSSFPQHPSLFAHSAASSAPSPHCTPGINNILPTSKVLPQKLEGGCQISQITVPVTAARDTVTTADRKSMTHLYKNQLQNYAQKQNLPLPVYTSEWEGPPHAMRFKCKVTIDGQTYECPTAFSKLKDAEHAAAEVALLSLLPGGFQEDNSVLYKNLLQELVQKEGFSLPDYNTERFGEAHIPIFISHVEVEGEVFTGQEAKTKKQAEISAAKVAYTTLKERSGEAHIPRFISHEEVEKEVFTGQEAKTKNQAEISAAKVAYSTLKERSSETHIPTFISHVEVEGEVFTGQEAKTKKQAEISAAKVAYTTLKERSGEAHIPTFIPHVEVEGEVFTGQEVKTKKQAEISAAKVAYTTLKERKGKSEQRSLLPLLDHPQKAPEPESLPDCSDSTVQTEFQHHANPNYPVIPGVISSSQPNKSKEPVVTKKKGSSSASGCANGSMKDSFSSVVKAAAATPSLSDSKNVASNTNNMPSTASSSPGPRKRMVVYSQETNMEVKGGGTLMPISDEKWAAYEYSH, from the exons ATGTACAAAACGAAGGTgcaagaattgtgccagaagaGGTCATGGAGCTTGCCGGAGTACGAAACCACCAGAGACGGCCCCGATCATAACCCTCGCTTCACTGCCGCCGTCACTGTTAACGGAATCCGTTACGAGACGCCGTCACCGTGCCGGAATTCGAAGGAAGCTCAGAACAATGCCGCTATGCTCGCCTTCGAGCATCTCTCTTCCCAACAGCCCTCCGTCATAAACCCTTCCCCTCCTCCTTTCCCCCCAAAGCCCAGGCTCATGCTTAGGCCCAAGCCCAAGCCCAACAACATTCCAATCACCGGCACTCCTACTCTCCCAGGCTTGGATTCTTTCCCCCAACCCACCCTCTTCCCGGGACTCTCTTCTTTCCCGCAGCATCCTTCGCTCTTTGCTCATTCCGCTGCTTCATCGGCTCCTTCACCTCACT GTACCCCTGGTATCAACAACATACTACCCACAAGTAAAGTGCTGCCACAGAAATTAGAAGGAGGATGCCAAATTTCTCAGATAACTGTCCCTGTTACAGCTGCTAGAGATACCGTGACAACAGCAGATCGGAAAA GTATGACACACTTGTACAAGAATCAACTACAAAACTATGCTCAAAAGCAAAACCTCCCGTTACCAGTGTACACTTCCGAGTGGGAGGGCCCTCCTCATGCCATGCGTTTCAAGTGCAAAGTCACAATTGATGGACAGACCTACGAATGTCCTACCGCCTTTTCTAAATTGAAGGATGCTGAACATGCAGCAGCTGAAGTTGCTTTATTGTCATTATTGCCGGGAGGATTTCAAGAG GATAATTCCGTGTTATACAAGAACCTTTTACAAGAATTGGTCCAAAAGGAAGGATTTAGTCTGCCTGATTATAATACAGAAAGATTTGGCGAGGCTCATATTCCGATATTTATTTCACACGTGGAAGTTGAAGGGGAGGTTTTTACTGGACAAGAAGCCAAAACCAAGAAACAGGCAGAGATTAGTGCAGCAAAGGTTGCATACACCACTTTAAAAGAAAGATCTGGCGAGGCTCATATTCCGAGATTTATTTCACACGAGGAAGTTGAGAAGGAGGTTTTCACTGGACAAGAAGCCAAAACCAAGAATCAGGCAGAGATTAGTGCAGCAAAGGTTGCATACAGCACTTTAAAAGAAAGATCTAGCGAGACTCATATTCCGACATTTATCTCACACGTGGAAGTTGAAGGGGAGGTTTTCACTGGACAAGAAGCCAAAACCAAAAAACAGGCAGAGATTAGTGCAGCAAAGGTTGCATACACCACTTTAAAAGAAAGATCTGGCGAGGCTCATATTCCAACATTTATTCCACACGTGGAAGTTGAAGGGGAGGTTTTCACTGGACAAGAAGTCAAAACCAAGAAACAAGCAGAGATTAGTGCAGCAAAGGTTGCATACACCACTTTAAAAGAACGAAAAG GCAAGTCAGAGCAGAGGTCTTTACTCCCTTTGTTAGATCATCCGCAGAAAGCTCCTGAACCTGAGTCATTGCCTGACTGCTCAGATTCAACTGTCCAAACTGAATTCCAGCATCATGCTAATCCAAACTATCCTGTAATTCCTGGAGTAATCTCATCAAGCCAACCTAACAAAAGTAAGG AGCCTGTTGTTACAAAGAAGAAAGGGTCCTCCTCTGCATCTGGATGTGCAAATGGCAGCATGAAGGACTCTTTCTCATCAGTTGTCAAGGCGGCTGCAGCCACACCTTCACTCTCAGACAGCAAGAATGTGGCTTCCAACACAAACAATATGCCTTCCACTGCATCAAGCTCCCCAGGACCCAGAAAAAGGATGGTAGTTTACTCGCAGGAGACTAATATGGAAGTTAAAGGAGGTGGCACTTTGATGCCAATTAGTGATGAAAAATGGGCTGCTTACGAATATTCCCATTGA